Proteins encoded in a region of the Sphingomonas sp. HMP9 genome:
- a CDS encoding helix-turn-helix transcriptional regulator — translation MADKPPRLTPQTARVLDCLISGSGLSGVEIGRLTGLASGTLYPLLLRLEDARWVSSEWETTDPSELGRPRRRFYSMTNLGLAFVRRAAAAQLGPLSRLASA, via the coding sequence ATGGCAGATAAACCACCCCGCCTTACGCCACAGACAGCACGAGTTCTCGACTGCCTCATCTCGGGTTCTGGACTTTCGGGTGTTGAGATCGGCCGTCTGACCGGGTTGGCATCCGGAACGCTCTATCCGCTTTTGTTGAGGCTGGAGGATGCTCGGTGGGTTTCGAGCGAATGGGAGACTACTGACCCCAGCGAGCTTGGTCGTCCTCGACGTCGCTTCTACTCGATGACGAACCTTGGTCTCGCCTTCGTGAGAAGAGCGGCGGCGGCGCAGTTGGGCCCTCTTTCGCGTCTGGCATCCGCATGA
- a CDS encoding helix-turn-helix domain-containing protein yields MSSQPPSLIELVENERRDNGLTQAEVADACNLTQGHYSKLARAAHRPSRRVTEALTSWLDARGKPSTRDRESVRIASLIASIQKDCVELVRLVGHRRDPSRR; encoded by the coding sequence ATGTCGTCGCAGCCCCCATCTCTGATCGAGCTCGTCGAGAATGAGCGCAGGGATAACGGCCTCACGCAAGCCGAGGTCGCCGACGCCTGCAACCTCACTCAGGGCCACTACAGCAAGCTCGCCCGCGCGGCTCATCGACCTAGCCGGCGTGTCACCGAGGCGCTGACGTCCTGGCTCGACGCGCGCGGCAAGCCATCCACTCGAGACAGGGAGAGCGTTCGGATCGCTTCGCTCATCGCGTCCATTCAGAAGGATTGCGTCGAGTTGGTCCGACTCGTGGGCCACCGGCGCGACCCAAGTCGACGATGA
- a CDS encoding ComEC/Rec2 family competence protein codes for MTFHLSVLPAMDGDCLLLTFGVDGNCRHVVIDGGRASAYAHLKKRFKAVAGDKGEVELLVLTHIDADHIDGVLKIANDDAQPLRPKHVWYNGYDQMAGIQPFGFAQGDEYSRLIGEREWTLNSGFDSGTVSVETSPKPFDLEGLKITILSPDLAKIAALRRKWSSWRTAEAARIAAREAAPAGLQSLGGGEMPTVLDVAKLASATPEDSEPPDGSSIAFIAEWQGRRALFAGDAHPDLLVSSIQPLAEAAGGRLPIDLLKVSHHGSKGNTTRAFIKLLDCRRFVISTNGKRHGHPDPEAIARLLAYSSGEKTLYFNYRTKWSGPWDADALKLEHDFTTVYGDPDGALEIDI; via the coding sequence GTGACCTTTCATCTTTCCGTACTGCCGGCTATGGACGGAGATTGTCTGCTCCTCACGTTCGGAGTCGACGGGAACTGCCGACACGTGGTGATCGATGGTGGCCGGGCCAGCGCCTACGCGCATCTCAAGAAGCGCTTCAAAGCTGTAGCGGGCGACAAGGGCGAGGTGGAACTACTGGTCCTGACGCATATCGACGCCGATCACATCGACGGCGTCCTCAAGATCGCCAATGACGACGCACAGCCGTTGCGGCCCAAGCACGTCTGGTACAACGGATACGACCAGATGGCGGGCATCCAGCCGTTCGGCTTCGCCCAGGGAGATGAATATTCGCGACTGATCGGCGAGCGCGAGTGGACTCTGAATTCCGGATTCGACAGTGGGACCGTGTCCGTCGAAACAAGCCCGAAGCCATTCGACCTCGAAGGGCTCAAGATCACGATCCTCTCCCCCGATCTGGCGAAGATCGCAGCCTTGCGACGCAAGTGGTCCTCCTGGCGAACTGCCGAGGCGGCTCGGATAGCGGCCCGCGAAGCGGCGCCAGCCGGGCTTCAGTCGTTGGGAGGCGGCGAAATGCCGACTGTGCTCGATGTTGCCAAACTAGCTTCCGCCACCCCTGAGGACTCGGAACCGCCAGACGGCTCCAGCATCGCGTTCATCGCGGAATGGCAAGGCCGCCGGGCACTGTTCGCCGGAGACGCCCATCCGGACCTTCTGGTCTCGTCGATACAGCCGCTCGCGGAGGCGGCTGGAGGCCGGCTGCCCATAGACCTGCTGAAGGTCTCGCATCATGGCAGCAAGGGCAACACCACACGGGCGTTTATCAAGCTACTCGATTGCCGGCGCTTCGTGATCTCGACCAACGGCAAGCGGCACGGTCATCCGGATCCCGAGGCGATCGCGAGGCTGCTTGCATATTCATCCGGAGAGAAGACGCTCTACTTCAACTACCGGACGAAATGGAGCGGTCCGTGGGATGCCGACGCTTTGAAGCTCGAGCACGACTTCACCACCGTCTACGGCGATCCCGACGGGGCGTTGGAAATCGACATCTGA